Proteins from a single region of Starkeya sp. ORNL1:
- a CDS encoding ABC transporter permease, with amino-acid sequence MSAPIPQLAGPERLPHIVAEAPFDPYTAEVLTEAQKRVYLASQLTLMWWKFKRHRLALFSGIFLMVLYASILICEFLAPYDYQARHTDFIRSPPQGIHLFHDGAFVGPFTYGLKYQLDMQSMRRTFSEDRTQVHPVRFFCKGDPYMFWGLIPGNRHLMCPSEGGTLFLLGTDRLGRDMLSRIIYGARISLTIGLIGVAVSFTLGIIIGGLAGYYGGLFDLVMQRVIEVIQSLPHIPLWLALSAIMPPTWSPLLVYFSITMILGLMDWTGLARAVRSKLLSLREDDYVVAAQLMGAKTPRIVFRHLVPGFLSHLIASATITIPTMILGETALSFLGLGLRPPITSWGVMLNEAQNINIVVFYPWLILPVVPVIAVILAFNFLGDGLRDAADPYH; translated from the coding sequence ATGAGCGCTCCCATCCCGCAGCTGGCCGGGCCCGAGCGGCTGCCGCACATCGTGGCGGAGGCCCCGTTCGACCCCTATACGGCGGAGGTGCTGACCGAGGCGCAGAAGCGGGTCTATCTTGCCTCGCAGCTGACCTTGATGTGGTGGAAGTTCAAGCGCCACCGCCTCGCGCTGTTCTCGGGCATCTTCCTGATGGTGCTCTACGCCTCGATCCTGATCTGCGAGTTCCTGGCGCCCTATGACTACCAGGCCCGGCATACCGACTTCATCCGCTCGCCGCCGCAGGGGATCCATCTGTTCCATGACGGCGCGTTCGTCGGCCCCTTCACCTATGGGCTGAAATACCAGCTCGACATGCAGAGCATGCGGCGCACCTTCTCGGAGGACCGCACGCAGGTCCACCCGGTGCGCTTCTTCTGCAAGGGCGACCCCTACATGTTCTGGGGGCTGATCCCCGGCAACCGGCATCTGATGTGCCCGAGCGAAGGCGGCACGCTGTTCCTGCTCGGCACCGACCGGCTGGGGCGCGACATGCTCTCGCGCATCATCTATGGCGCGCGCATCTCGCTGACCATCGGCCTCATCGGTGTCGCCGTCAGCTTCACCCTCGGCATCATCATAGGCGGGCTCGCCGGCTATTATGGCGGTCTGTTCGACCTCGTGATGCAGCGCGTGATCGAGGTCATCCAGTCGCTGCCGCACATACCATTGTGGCTCGCTCTGTCGGCGATCATGCCGCCGACGTGGAGCCCGCTGCTGGTCTATTTCAGCATCACCATGATCCTCGGCCTGATGGACTGGACCGGGCTGGCGCGTGCCGTGCGCTCCAAGCTGTTGTCGTTGCGCGAAGACGATTACGTCGTCGCCGCCCAGCTGATGGGCGCGAAGACGCCGCGCATCGTGTTCCGCCATCTGGTGCCGGGCTTCCTCAGCCATCTGATCGCCTCGGCGACCATCACCATCCCCACCATGATCCTCGGCGAGACCGCCTTGAGCTTCCTCGGCCTCGGCCTGCGGCCCCCCATCACCAGCTGGGGCGTGATGTTGAACGAGGCGCAGAACATCAATATCGTGGTGTTCTATCCATGGCTCATCCTGCCGGTGGTGCCCGTCATCGCCGTCATCCTCGCCTTCAATTTCCTTGGCGACGGCCTGCGCGATGCTGCCGACCCCTATCACTGA
- a CDS encoding class I SAM-dependent methyltransferase translates to MSGLSRLEKTLFRLEAQRACLAWAFAEIADRPGFVLELGLGLGRTYDHLRRHLPGRDILVFDRVNVAHADCQPTADQLVLGEIEETLPALHGRIAGKVVLANSDLGSFDRESNLAVAAMSARLLPPVMAAGGIIMSDLPLELDGFTEVPLPAGAREGRYYLYRRN, encoded by the coding sequence GTGTCCGGCCTTTCCCGCCTCGAGAAGACGCTGTTCCGCCTCGAGGCGCAGCGTGCGTGCCTTGCCTGGGCCTTTGCCGAGATCGCGGATCGCCCCGGTTTCGTGCTTGAGCTCGGCCTCGGCCTGGGGCGCACCTATGACCATCTGCGCCGGCATTTGCCGGGGCGCGATATCCTGGTCTTCGACCGGGTGAATGTCGCCCATGCGGACTGCCAGCCTACGGCCGACCAGCTGGTGCTGGGCGAGATCGAGGAGACGCTGCCGGCGCTGCACGGCAGGATCGCCGGCAAGGTGGTGCTGGCCAATTCCGATCTCGGCTCGTTCGACCGCGAATCCAACCTTGCGGTGGCGGCGATGTCGGCTCGGCTACTGCCGCCGGTGATGGCGGCCGGCGGCATTATCATGTCCGACCTGCCGCTCGAACTCGACGGCTTCACCGAGGTGCCGCTGCCGGCCGGTGCCCGCGAGGGCCGCTATTATCTCTATCGGCGGAATTAG
- a CDS encoding glycosyltransferase — translation MSDPQTPPNMTPKRAMIVVTHLLGVGHLARMAAVGRALVAEGWQVTIVSGGRPVPTARLGSCELVQLPSVHCVGTDFSTLLASDGTVADAAYLARRGEELLAAFEAIRPDALIVELYPFGRRAMAGEFDALLERAKASDPRPTILCSIRDVLNPPSRPERADQALERLARSFDGVLFHGDTSVVPLSASWPTPPALERRLIETGYVHDGEAAVAAVGSDGQDEIVVSGGGSAASLPLCRAAIEAARLVTTHRWRLLVGHGVPATDFDTLEAAAPPHMMVERARPDFPALLGRSALSISQAGYNTVLDLAAAHARAILVPFAAGNELEQTIRAGELARRGLARVLETDGLDGAALAREAAGLTAAPRPDWSAIRAGGAKRTAERVAAAADNAAARAEAWRALDAVLVRARTSGRTIDFWLRDDDAIEPTPALDAYLARARRWGVPAALAVIPARGTPQLAAWLADHPTVDVLVHGWAHRNHAPAGARASEFGVDRPAPDKQGDATRGLSRIGEIFGERALPVFVPPWNRIDPGFAAALPELGYSGLSTHERRSPERAPAGLVTINSHWDPIAWKTGGGLKDEAKLLHLLARLIDEELATPAGTLEPIGILTHHLVHDGWIDRFLDEVFERLAGSGSARFVAAREVFAVPVPA, via the coding sequence ATGAGCGACCCGCAGACACCTCCGAATATGACGCCAAAGCGCGCCATGATCGTGGTGACGCACCTGCTCGGTGTCGGCCACCTTGCCCGCATGGCCGCGGTCGGCCGCGCTTTGGTCGCGGAAGGCTGGCAGGTCACCATCGTCTCCGGAGGACGGCCGGTGCCGACCGCACGGCTCGGCAGCTGCGAGCTGGTGCAATTGCCCAGCGTGCATTGCGTCGGCACCGATTTCAGCACCCTGCTCGCCAGCGACGGCACGGTGGCGGACGCCGCCTATCTGGCGCGGCGGGGCGAGGAATTGCTGGCGGCGTTCGAGGCGATCCGCCCGGATGCGCTGATCGTCGAGCTTTATCCGTTCGGCCGCCGCGCCATGGCCGGCGAGTTCGACGCGCTGCTGGAGCGCGCCAAGGCGAGCGATCCGCGCCCGACTATCCTGTGCTCGATCCGCGACGTGCTGAACCCGCCGTCGCGTCCGGAACGGGCGGACCAGGCGCTGGAGCGCCTCGCCCGATCGTTCGACGGCGTGCTGTTCCATGGCGACACCTCGGTGGTGCCGCTCAGCGCCTCCTGGCCGACGCCCCCCGCCCTGGAGCGGCGGCTGATCGAGACCGGCTATGTCCATGACGGCGAGGCGGCCGTGGCGGCCGTCGGCTCAGACGGCCAGGACGAGATCGTCGTCTCCGGCGGCGGCTCGGCGGCGAGCCTGCCGCTGTGCCGCGCCGCGATCGAAGCCGCCCGGCTCGTCACCACGCATCGGTGGCGGCTGCTGGTCGGCCACGGCGTACCCGCTACGGACTTCGATACGCTCGAGGCCGCGGCCCCACCGCACATGATGGTCGAACGCGCCCGGCCGGACTTCCCGGCGCTGCTGGGCCGTTCCGCACTTTCCATCAGCCAGGCCGGCTACAATACGGTGCTCGACCTGGCCGCCGCGCATGCGCGCGCCATTCTGGTACCGTTCGCCGCCGGAAATGAGCTGGAGCAGACCATCCGCGCCGGCGAACTCGCCCGGCGCGGGCTGGCCCGCGTGCTGGAAACCGACGGACTCGACGGCGCCGCTTTGGCGCGCGAGGCCGCCGGCCTGACCGCCGCGCCGCGCCCGGACTGGTCGGCGATCCGCGCCGGCGGTGCGAAGCGCACCGCGGAACGGGTTGCGGCTGCGGCCGACAACGCCGCCGCACGCGCGGAAGCCTGGCGGGCACTCGATGCCGTGCTTGTGCGGGCGCGCACCTCAGGTCGCACCATCGATTTCTGGCTGCGTGACGACGACGCCATCGAGCCGACCCCGGCCCTCGACGCCTATCTCGCCCGCGCCCGGCGCTGGGGCGTGCCGGCGGCGCTCGCGGTCATTCCGGCGCGGGGGACACCGCAACTCGCCGCCTGGCTCGCCGACCACCCGACGGTCGACGTGCTGGTGCATGGCTGGGCTCATCGCAACCATGCGCCAGCCGGCGCGCGGGCCTCGGAATTCGGTGTCGACCGGCCCGCGCCAGACAAGCAAGGCGACGCCACGCGCGGCCTGTCACGGATCGGCGAGATCTTCGGCGAGCGCGCCTTGCCGGTGTTCGTGCCGCCCTGGAACCGCATCGATCCTGGCTTTGCTGCAGCATTGCCAGAGCTCGGCTATAGCGGGCTCTCGACCCATGAGCGCCGCAGCCCGGAGCGCGCCCCCGCCGGCCTCGTCACCATCAACAGCCATTGGGACCCGATCGCCTGGAAGACCGGCGGCGGGCTGAAGGACGAGGCGAAGCTGCTTCATTTGCTGGCGCGGCTCATCGACGAGGAACTCGCCACCCCCGCCGGTACGCTGGAACCGATCGGCATCCTCACCCACCATCTGGTGCATGATGGCTGGATCGACCGCTTCCTCGACGAGGTGTTCGAGCGCCTGGCGGGCTCAGGCAGCGCGCGGTTCGTGGCCGCGCGCGAGGTGTTCGCCGTCCCGGTCCCGGCCTAA
- a CDS encoding glycosyltransferase family 4 protein, which translates to MRCLFLAPMKAPDHPLPSGDRAMARLFFRLLGRVGYQVELASKLSTRTKEPSAERWQELEDAAEIELHRILGEQAATSGQIACVFTYHLYYKAPDLIGPRLAAQLGVSYVAAEATRSPRRSEGPFARGHELAERAIDAADLVLNLTTRDREMVERFKPAGQRIADLKPFFDLADWPLAGPPAPRREGELRLVNVAMMRPGNKLASHHQLAEALARLGRPFRLDMIGDGPTREEVHAAFAPLGDQVKFHGMIEDRTLLARFYRDADLFVWPGVGEAYGAVYLEAQAHGLPCIAGDNGGVPDVIRDGETGILAPRGDIDAYAGAIRRLADDESLRTRYAHAAWRFASEERTIEAAQRTLEAALDTAGIPRPAA; encoded by the coding sequence ATGCGTTGCCTTTTCCTGGCGCCGATGAAGGCGCCCGACCATCCCTTGCCGTCCGGCGACCGGGCCATGGCGCGCCTGTTCTTCCGGCTGCTCGGCCGTGTCGGCTATCAGGTCGAGTTGGCCTCAAAGCTCTCCACCCGCACGAAAGAACCTTCCGCCGAGCGCTGGCAGGAGTTGGAAGACGCTGCCGAGATAGAGTTGCACCGCATCCTCGGCGAGCAGGCGGCCACGAGCGGGCAGATCGCCTGCGTCTTCACCTATCACCTCTATTACAAGGCGCCCGACCTGATCGGCCCACGCCTGGCGGCACAGCTCGGCGTGTCCTATGTGGCGGCCGAGGCGACCCGGTCGCCACGCCGCAGCGAGGGCCCGTTCGCGCGGGGCCACGAACTGGCGGAGCGCGCCATAGACGCCGCCGACCTCGTGCTCAATCTGACGACGCGCGACCGCGAGATGGTCGAACGCTTCAAGCCCGCCGGTCAGCGCATAGCCGACCTCAAGCCGTTCTTCGACCTCGCCGACTGGCCGCTGGCCGGGCCGCCGGCGCCCCGACGGGAAGGTGAACTTCGGCTGGTCAACGTGGCGATGATGCGTCCGGGCAACAAGCTAGCGTCCCACCACCAGCTTGCCGAGGCCCTCGCCCGGCTCGGCCGGCCGTTTCGGCTCGACATGATCGGCGACGGCCCGACACGCGAGGAGGTACACGCCGCCTTCGCGCCGCTCGGCGATCAGGTGAAATTCCACGGCATGATCGAGGATCGCACCCTGCTCGCCCGCTTCTACCGCGATGCCGATCTCTTCGTCTGGCCGGGCGTCGGCGAGGCCTATGGCGCGGTGTATCTGGAAGCGCAGGCGCACGGCCTGCCCTGCATCGCCGGCGACAATGGCGGCGTGCCCGACGTGATTCGCGATGGCGAGACCGGCATACTGGCGCCGCGCGGCGATATCGACGCCTATGCCGGCGCGATCCGCCGACTCGCCGATGATGAGTCGCTGCGCACGCGCTACGCTCACGCGGCCTGGCGCTTCGCCAGCGAGGAGCGGACCATCGAGGCGGCGCAGCGCACATTGGAAGCGGCACTGGACACCGCCGGCATACCGAGGCCAGCAGCATGA
- a CDS encoding glycosyltransferase: MPADPSGIPARIAIVLKGYPRLSETFIAQEILELERRGFQFDIWSLRRPTDRHVHPMHEAITARLFYLPEYLHDDPRRVWRGMVHALRRLDWWPALKVFARDLGRDPTPNRLRRLGQAFVLAREIDPAIRHMHVHFLHTPGSVTRYASLLTGRSFSFSAHAKDIWTTPAWEHHEKIADAGWGTTCTADGLAELRRVTAPVDGSRIALIYHGLDLGRFPPPPLPEARDGSDPARPVRIVAVGRAVEKKGFDDLIDALARLPAHLNWHFTHIGGGERLPALKAQAERLGLTNRIEWRGSLPQGKVIEALRAAELFVLPSRQGADGDRDGLPNVIMEAATQALPVVSTRFAGVPEFIEHDTNGLLVEPRDVAALADSLATLIADPARRARLGAAAYERVRSGFSFEAGIDRLAGLLTGGAAAEARTVRAPTREERPIAAVAEAGEA, encoded by the coding sequence GTGCCCGCGGACCCCTCAGGCATTCCGGCACGCATCGCCATCGTATTGAAGGGCTATCCGCGGCTGTCGGAGACCTTCATCGCGCAGGAGATACTGGAACTGGAGCGCCGCGGCTTCCAGTTCGACATCTGGTCGCTGCGCCGGCCGACCGATCGCCACGTGCACCCGATGCACGAGGCGATCACGGCGCGGCTGTTCTATCTGCCGGAATATCTGCACGACGATCCCCGCCGGGTGTGGCGCGGCATGGTCCATGCCCTCAGACGGCTGGATTGGTGGCCGGCGCTGAAGGTGTTCGCGCGTGACCTCGGGCGCGACCCGACGCCGAACCGGCTGCGCCGCCTCGGCCAGGCCTTCGTGCTGGCGCGCGAGATCGACCCGGCGATCCGGCACATGCATGTGCATTTCCTGCACACGCCGGGCTCCGTCACCCGCTACGCTTCGCTGCTGACCGGCCGCAGCTTCTCGTTCTCCGCCCATGCCAAGGACATCTGGACCACGCCGGCCTGGGAGCATCACGAGAAGATCGCGGATGCCGGCTGGGGCACCACCTGCACCGCAGACGGTCTCGCCGAGCTCAGGCGCGTCACCGCGCCGGTCGACGGCAGCCGCATCGCGCTGATCTACCACGGCCTCGATCTCGGCCGATTTCCCCCGCCGCCGCTGCCCGAGGCGCGCGACGGCAGCGATCCGGCTCGGCCGGTGCGCATCGTCGCGGTCGGCCGTGCGGTGGAGAAGAAGGGCTTCGACGATCTCATCGACGCCCTCGCCCGCCTGCCGGCGCATCTGAACTGGCATTTCACCCACATTGGCGGCGGCGAGCGGCTGCCGGCCCTGAAGGCGCAGGCCGAGCGCCTCGGCCTCACCAACCGCATCGAATGGCGCGGGAGCCTGCCGCAGGGCAAGGTGATCGAGGCGCTGCGTGCAGCGGAGCTGTTCGTGCTGCCGAGCCGGCAGGGCGCGGACGGCGACCGCGACGGCCTGCCCAATGTCATCATGGAGGCGGCGACGCAGGCCTTGCCGGTGGTGTCGACCCGCTTTGCCGGGGTACCGGAATTCATTGAGCACGACACGAATGGCCTGCTGGTGGAGCCGCGCGATGTGGCCGCGTTGGCGGACAGCCTTGCCACGCTGATCGCCGACCCGGCGCGCCGGGCAAGGCTTGGGGCGGCGGCCTATGAGCGCGTCCGGTCGGGCTTCTCGTTCGAGGCCGGCATCGACCGTCTCGCCGGGCTGCTGACCGGCGGTGCCGCGGCCGAGGCGCGCACGGTTCGTGCGCCGACGCGCGAGGAACGGCCGATCGCCGCGGTTGCCGAGGCCGGCGAGGCCTGA